The Brassica napus cultivar Da-Ae chromosome C1, Da-Ae, whole genome shotgun sequence DNA segment GGCGGAGGTGCGGTGATCGAGGAGGTCGAGGTAGCCGGAGTCACGGAGCCAAGATTCGAAAGCAGGATCGGGAACGCTTAGAGAGAGAGGGTTGGGAGAGAAGGCCATTGATGTTTGTTGTGGTCGTCGTCACGATTATCTTGTTCCGTCGTCTCCTCGGTGTTcacaaaacatttattttgtCTTTTACATATATTAGTCCATAACTTCTTCGGAATTGCTAAAGTAGTGCTCTTTGATAAAATCTTGTTAATTAACTcctaaattttttgttttatattataaatgatTTGCTTCtctaaaatatacatatttgtgAATACATGTATATTGTTTAAAACGTTTTATTTCATTAGTTACAAGTATTTTATGTGATATTTTTAACGTTTAAAACGATTTTGTGCACTCCAAAagcaatattaaaattttaaattttaaaaatttaaatagtgaaacatcaaatataaaatttcactgttcaaatattttacattttaaatttcatatattgtatttatatttcttctagataattttattaacttttttattttattattctagtCATCAAAAATTTAACAGAAGCAAATGTtcgattccaaaaaaaaaaaactcgtaatttataaaaagtaaagttcatatatcatttcgaaatgtataaattgatcaaagattcaaaatgaataaatatgtaatattatttttatatgcaagttttactataatataattttttaattaaattttattattgttttaattgtaaattttatagTTAACTTATTATAGCTGAACCGTAAAACCAACCAAGAAACACATTCTTCTCAAGCAAACTAGTAATGTGGCCGGCCTGGCCTGGCCTGACTATAAGGCACAACACAACAAGTAATGTGCTTTGGCGACAGGTTTAAACAAGTTTTGAGGCCACATAGTCTGATTGGAACTATGGTGGAAAGGATCAAAATCATAATCAAACTCTCATGAATTTACAAGAGGTGGGCACAACACAATGTACATAATATTGACAATATAAAAGTGATGATGAACATACGAATTATAATGTGAGAAACACTTGCAAACAACACATGGATTTTAATATTTGGAAATGAAAAATCAAAGAATCACAAGAGGCGCCTCATCGGTTTTGGCAGGTGCAGTCTCTTGTTTTGGTGGCTCAGTCTCAGAAGGAACTTTCTCATCTGACTTCACAGCTTCTGGAGTTGGCTCGGCCTCGGTTGCCTCTGAGGAGTCCTCTTTTGTCTCACCTTCCGTTTTTGCCTCATCACTAGACTCTTCTGTCTTCTCCTGCGAATCAAACATATCATAAACAATAGTCTCAAGAACTTGGACTGATTCTTCAAGCTATgattataccaaaaaaaaagtctcaAAGAAGAAATCAAATCATATCTAACAGAGAAAATAAATGATCAAATGGGATTCACAAAACCTGAACTAATGTGGTATCTGTTTCATTCTTGGAATCAACAACAACATTGTCGGTGGGGACAAGGCTTTCGACGATGTGAGATTCCTTAGGTTTGCTCCCACAGGCTCCCATGGTTTATTTGATTGAAAGGAATagtttgaaaaacaaattacaaTGTGAAGAACCGTGgagcaaaaaaaacaaaaaaaaatgactagATGAGAGGAGAAAAGAGAACTACTCGAGACAATAAGAGATGCCAAACTAATTTCTTGCTTTATATAATTGGAGGCTGAGCAAATGGAGAGGCCTGTGAAGAGATAAATATAGGAGATGGTATATGGACTAAAGCTATTTCAGGTAAAGACAGTCATGACATCTTCAAATCTCTGTCACGGTCG contains these protein-coding regions:
- the LOC106375171 gene encoding uncharacterized protein LOC106375171, producing MGACGSKPKESHIVESLVPTDNVVVDSKNETDTTLVQLEESVQVLETIVYDMFDSQEKTEESSDEAKTEGETKEDSSEATEAEPTPEAVKSDEKVPSETEPPKQETAPAKTDEAPLVIL